A genomic region of Torulaspora delbrueckii CBS 1146 chromosome 7, complete genome contains the following coding sequences:
- the GOS1 gene encoding Gos1p (similar to Saccharomyces cerevisiae GOS1 (YHL031C); ancestral locus Anc_4.11) — MSNPQSFVTVRSQAISLESQAESLLSRYSSFAQTTSSEATGKEKNLDKLLEENISKRREVIESLTHICDENPNISASKLSQVQRHKEVLQEHWKNFRNIRSSIQQERNRLNLLFSVKNDIAQQQDDLEAGANLGNNEDEYFQNETRRVDQSHNIIDRLLTQAWETRDQFGAQSSVLQSANNRISATLQRIPGINQLIGKIGTRRRKNAIILATVIVICMLLLFFTW; from the coding sequence ATGTCAAACCCTCAATCATTTGTGACTGTGAGGAGTCAGGCGATCTCATTGGAATCACAGGCAGAATCACTGCTTTCTCGGTATTCTTCATTCGCACAGACAACAAGTTCAGAAGCTACTGGGAAGGAGAAAAATCTCGACAAACTACTAGAGGAAAATATATCCAAGAGGCGGGAAGTTATCGAGTCGTTGACCCACATCTGTGACGAAAACCCCAATATCTCAGCTTCGAAACTTTCCCAAGTACAGCGTCATAAAGAAGTATTACAAGAGCACTggaaaaatttcagaaaTATTAGATCATCGATCCAACAGGAGAGGAATAGATTGAATCTATTGTTCAGTGTAAAAAATGATATCGCTCAACAGCAGGATGATCTAGAGGCTGGTGCAAATTTGGGTAacaatgaagatgagtATTTTCAAAACGAAACGAGAAGAGTGGATCAATCACATAATATTATCGATAGATTACTTACTCAAGCATGGGAAACCAGAGATCAATTTGGTGCACAGAGCAGTGTATTACAAAGTGCCAACAATAGGATCTCGGCAACATTGCAAAGGATACCCGGGATTAATCAACTTATTGGCAAAATAGGTACCAGAAGGCGTAAAAATGCCATTATACTGGCTACAGTCATTGTCATTTGCATGTTACTCCTGTTCTTTACATGGTAA
- the FPS1 gene encoding Fps1p (similar to Saccharomyces cerevisiae FPS1 (YLL043W); ancestral locus Anc_4.10), with amino-acid sequence MNDFLADPESRPVDMKKSTDDPHFTEQRSRSSTNHSHKSSNSNDEYDYEMQSYWPRPSFSRGQSRTSYIPQYSTYNGGQFPMHHVVPNTQMAMSSSADTSGGANGHLPGTENSKSELRPRATTVSSNFVNLGEFFRNNDDMESHHTSDHRSHRGSTSNKSNTDHSYSNEDNESDPRNVPMMVRPKTLYQNPQTPTVLPSTYHPINKWSTVKHSYLKEFLAEFMGTMIMVGFGSAVCCQVFAAGKIQQNQFDDALSLLTNASGELVETAKTFKYLVTSVNGGTFDDVAFGWAGAVVMGYFCAGGSAISGAHLNPSITVANYIFRGFPSKKIPYYIAGQLTGGFVGALIIFIFYKKVLQEAYTEWWTSESVASMFCVFPKPYLSSTRQFVSEFVCTAMLQASTFALTDPYTCLSSDIFPLLLFVQIYVINASLSYQTGSAMNMARDLGPRLALYAVGFERSVLWSSHKHFFWVPIVAPLVGSMTGALVYDVCIYQGHESPVNWPLSVYKDMILRAWIRRPGWKKRNRGRATSDLSDFSYDDDDDDDNNNDQDNDSQNRLAPPRTRTRSTGSDTEDQPRQKGVQFKSMQGRAKRFYGGVPTILEDEDSIATASLGGAASESVALSDESSTEGNNEVDDGEHDRKTR; translated from the coding sequence ATGAATGACTTCCTGGCGGACCCAGAATCACGCCCAGTGGATATGAAGAAGTCTACTGACGACCCTCATTTCACCGAACAAAGGTCTCGGAGTAGTACTAATCACTCTCACAAAAGCTCGAATAGTAATGATGAGTACGATTATGAAATGCAAAGTTATTGGCCCAGACCATCGTTCTCTAGAGGGCAGTCCCGTACATCCTATATCCCACAATATTCGACGTACAATGGTGGACAGTTTCCAATGCATCATGTTGTGCCTAATACTCAAATGGCTATGTCCTCTAGTGCCGACACTTCTGGTGGTGCGAACGGCCATTTGCCTGGTACtgaaaattcaaaatcagaGCTCAGACCAAGGGCTACGACTGTATCGTCGAATTTCGTCAACCTTGGTGAGTTCTTTAGGAATAATGACGATATGGAATCTCATCATACCTCGGATCATAGGTCTCATCGTGGCTCAACGAGCAACAAGTCTAATACTGACCATTCTTATTCAAATGAAGATAACGAGTCTGATCCAAGGAATGTACCGATGATGGTGAGACCAAAGACTCTGTACCAAAATCCTCAAACTCCGACAGTTCTTCCTTCGACCTACCATCCCATTAATAAATGGTCCACAGTGAAACACAGctatttgaaagaatttctGGCAGAGTTTATGGGTACCATGATAATGGTTGGATTTGGTAGCGCTGTTTGTTGCCAGGTTTTTGCCGCTGGGAAGATTCAGCAGAATCAATTCGATGATGCATTGTCACTGCTGACCAATGCATCGGGCGAACTTGTTGAGACTGCAAAGACTTTCAAGTATTTGGTTACATCAGTAAACGGTGGTACTTTCGACGACGTAGCCTTTGGTTGGGCAGGGGCCGTAGTGATGGGTTATTTCTGCGCCGGAGGTAGTGCTATCTCTGGTGCGCATCTTAACCCATCGATCACAGTAGCCAATTACATCTTTAGAGGTTTCCCATCCAAAAAGATTCCATACTATATTGCGGGACAACTGACTGGTGGCTTTGTTGGTGCATTGATCATATTCATtttttacaagaaagttcttcaagaagcttACACTGAGTGGTGGACATCAGAGAGCGTTGCATCGATGTTTTGTGTCTTCCCCAAACCATATTTATCATCGACTCGTCAATTTGTTTCCGAATTTGTATGCACTGCAATGCTACAAGCTAGTACTTTCGCCCTGACAGATCCTTACACATGTTTATCCTCCGATATTTTCCcgctgttgttgttcgTCCAGATCTACGTTATAAACGCTTCTTTGTCGTACCAGACAGGCTCAGCGATGAACATGGCTCGTGATTTGGGCCCTCGTCTAGCGTTGTACGCTGTTGGGTTTGAGAGATCAGTGCTTTGGAGCTCTCACAAGCATTTTTTCTGGGTCCCCATCGTAGCACCTTTGGTAGGTTCAATGACCGGTGCCCTAGTGTACGATGTCTGCATTTATCAGGGACATGAGTCCCCTGTGAACTGGCCGTTATCTGTATATAAAGACATGATTTTGAGAGCGTGGATCAGAAGACCTGgctggaagaagagaaacaGAGGAAGGGCTACTTCAGATCTCAGTGACTTCTCGtacgatgatgatgatgatgatgataataatAATGATCAGGATAACGATAGCCAAAACAGATTGGCACCTCCAAGAACGAGGACCCGCTCAACTGGTTCTGATACAGAGGATCAACCAAGACAAAAAGGTGTACAATTCAAATCAATGCAAGGTAGAGCCAAGAGATTCTACGGCGGTGTGCCAACTATTCTGGAGGATGAGGATTCGATAGCCACCGCATCACTAGGTGGTGCTGCATCCGAATCAGTCGCGCTGTCCGATGAATCATCCACTGAGGGCAACAATGAAGTTGATGACGGGGAGCACGATAGAAAGACAAGGTAG
- the GUT1 gene encoding glycerol kinase (similar to Saccharomyces cerevisiae GUT1 (YHL032C); ancestral locus Anc_4.9) has product MFRCYIRSLRGLAIRRPVWKRSIYTVKSEYTLPEMTADENPKLTVDEVIPLIAAIDVGTTSSRAILFNRLGQEVAKHQIEYSTSASKEKYAASGKRRRFSVDESNQPIFSAEGIAIEENEFLEIEDLIIKAGHPTLRFPKPGWVECNPLNILDNVVECFAKTLAFTYHVNAQRIPDGLPPYQVHCIGIASMRETTLVWSKKTGMPIVDYGIVWNDTRNAAIVTEKRNSTPEDEQTRLRNKTGLPLYSTYFSCSKLRWLLDNEPKVKEAYGSGDLMFGTVDSWLIYHLTKSHAFVSDVTNASRTGFMNLDTLDYDDELLDYWGIDKNKINLPRIVSSAEYYGDFHVPQVTKDHIPLADWKILSDFSHRTPRIPLQGCLGDQSASLVGQLAFKPGSAKCTYGTGCFLLYNTGSTKLISQHGALTTFGYWFPHLADEEARKPHFALEGSVAVAGAVVQWLRDNLRLIPKAEDIGPLASRVPDSGGVVFVPAFSGLFAPYWDPEARATIMGMSQFTTASHIARAAVEGVCFQARAILKAMSSDALGTKDRDFLEEVSAGTYEKSLLSTLAVDGGMSRSDEVMQIQANILGPCVKVRRSPTHECTALGAAIAAEMAFKDPKDRLMWKDLKDVKKYIFYNGVEKDEECPLELQPDLKIFTSTSNNTERRKKWRIWEEAVKRSRGWLSSLESMEDEDDEKGTDGK; this is encoded by the coding sequence ATGTTTCGATGCTATATAAGAAGCCTACGTGGTCTAGCAATAAGACGACCTGTGTGGAAGAGAAGTATCTATACGGTTAAGAGCGAATATACGTTGCCCGAGATGACTGCTGATGAAAACCCAAAGTTGACCGTGGATGAAGTTATCCCACTGATCGCGGCGATCGACGTTGGAACTACGTCTTCGCGGGCGATTTTGTTTAATAGACTGGGCCAGGAAGTTGCGAAGCACCAGATCGAGTACTCTACTTCTGCTTCGAAGGAGAAATATGCTGCGTCTGGTAAAAGGCGTAGATTCAGTGTTGATGAAAGTAACCAACCTATCTTCTCTGCAGAAGGTATTGCGATCGAGGAGAATGAGTTTTTAGAGATTGAGGATTTGATTATTAAAGCTGGACATCCGACTTTAAGGTTTCCAAAACCTGGTTGGGTTGAATGCAACCCGCTTAATATTTTGGACAATGTGGTTGAATGTTTTGCCAAGACTTTAGCTTTTACGTACCATGTGAATGCGCAGCGGATTCCTGATGGACTTCCACCCTATCAGGTACATTGTATTGGTATAGCCAGTATGCGTGAGACGACTTTGGTGTGGTCCAAAAAGACTGGGATGCCCATTGTGGATTATGGGATTGTGTGGAACGATACTAGAAATGCAGCAATTGTTACAGAGAAGAGGAACAGCACACCTGAGGATGAGCAAACGAGGTTGAGAAACAAGACGGGGTTGCCTTTGTACTCTACGTATTTTTCGTGCTCAAAGTTGCGTTGGTTGCTGGACAATGAGCCAAAAGTGAAGGAGGCCTACGGGTCGGGCGACTTGATGTTTGGTACCGTCGACAGCTGGCTGATCTACCACTTGACCAAATCGCATGCTTTTGTGTCTGATGTTACGAATGCTTCCCGTACGGGGTTCATGAACTTGGATACTCTTGATTACGATGACGAATTGCTTGATTATTGGGGGATCGATAAGaacaagatcaatttgCCCCGCATTGTATCGTCTGCCGAGTACTATGGTGATTTCCACGTACCGCAAGTGACAAAGGACCATATCCCGCTCGCTGACTGGAAGATTCTGTCGGATTTCAGTCACAGAACCCCAAGAATCCCCTTGCAGGGTTGTCTTGGTGACCAAAGCGCTTCGCTAGTGGGTCAATTGGCTTTCAAGCCCGGTTCTGCCAAGTGTACTTACGGTACCGGGTGTTTCTTGCTTTACAATACTGGCTCAACAAAGCTGATATCCCAACACGGTGCTTTGACAACTTTTGGTTACTGGTTTCCACACTTGGCCGATGAAGAGGCAAGGAAACCACATTTTGCACTGGAAGGTTCTGTGGCAGTCGCTGGTGCAGTGGTGCAATGGCTAAGAGATAACTTACGATTGATCCCCAAGGCTGAAGATATAGGTCCCTTAGCAAGCAGAGTACCTGATTCTGGAGGGGTAGTGTTTGTCCCTGCCTTCAGTGGTTTATTTGCACCCTACTGGGACCCAGAAGCCCGTGCTACCATCATGGGTATGTCGCAATTCACCACTGCTTCACACATCGCCAGAGCCGCTGTTGAAGGTGTATGTTTCCAAGCTCGTGCTATCTTAAAAGCTATGAGTTCCGACGCTTTGGGAACCAAGGACAGAGATTtccttgaagaagttaGCGCTGGTACTTATGAGAAATCACTCCTATCCACTTTGGCCGTTGATGGTGGTATGTCCCGTTCGGATGAAGTTATGCAAATTCAAGCCAATATCCTAGGACCTTGTGTCAAAGTGAGAAGATCTCCCACGCACGAATGTACAGCGCTCGGGGCAGCCATTGCTGCTGAAatggctttcaaagacCCCAAGGACCGTCTCATGTggaaggatttgaaagatgtcAAGAAGTACATTTTCTACAACGGTGTcgaaaaagatgaagagtgTCCGCTTGAGCTACAACCAGATCTCAAGATCTTTACTAGTACGTCGAATAATACTGAACGTAGGAAGAAATGGCGAATCTGGGAAGAAGCCGTCAAGAGATCCCGAGGTTGGCTCTCTTCATTGGAATCAATGGAGGACGAAGACGATGAGAAAGGGACTGACGGTAAATAA
- the TDEL0G01830 gene encoding 60S ribosomal protein eL8 (similar to Saccharomyces cerevisiae RPL8A (YHL033C) and RPL8B (YLL045C); ancestral locus Anc_4.8) — MAPVKKVAPAPFASKASKSSKPKNPLTNSAPKSFGIGQDIQPKRNLSRYVKWPEYVRLQRQKKILSIRLKVPPAIAQFQYTLDRNSAAETFKLFNKYRPETAAEKKERLTKEAAAIAEGKTRQEASPKPYAVKFGLNHVVSLIENKKAKLVLIANDVDPIELVVFLPALCKKMGVPYAIVKGKARLGTLVNQKTSAVAALTEVRDEDEATLAKIISTVNANFAVKYDEVKKHWGGGIMGNKAQAKLDKKAKTASA, encoded by the coding sequence ATGGCTCCAGTTAAGAAAGTTGCTCCAGCTCCATTTGCTTCCAAGGCTTCCAAGTCTAGCAAGCCAAAGAACCCATTGACTAACTCTGCTCCAAAGAGTTTCGGTATTGGTCAAGATATCCAACCAAAGAGAAACTTGTCCAGATACGTCAAATGGCCAGAGTACGTTAGATTGCAAagacagaagaagatcttgtCTATCAGATTGAAGGTCCCACCTGCCATTGCTCAGTTCCAATACACTTTGGACAGAAACTCTGCTGCtgaaactttcaagcttttcaacaagtACAGACCAGAAACTGctgctgaaaagaaggaaagattGACCAAGGAAGCTGCTGCCATCGCTGAAGGTAAGACCAGACAAGAAGCCTCTCCAAAGCCATACGCCGTCAAGTTCGGTTTGAACCACGTCgtctctttgattgaaaacAAGAAGGCTAAGTTGGTCTTGATTGCCAACGATGTTGACCCAATTGAATTGGTTGTCTTCTTGCCAGCTTTGTGTAAGAAGATGGGTGTCCCATACGCTATCGTCAAGGGTAAGGCTAGATTAGGTACTTTGGTTAACCAAAAGACCTCTGCTGTCGCCGCTTTGACTGAAGTCAgagatgaagacgaagcTACTTTGGCTAAGATCATCTCCACCGTCAACGCTAACTTTGCCGTCAAGTACGATGAAGTTAAGAAGCACTGGGGTGGTGGTATCATGGGTAACAAAGCCCAAGCCAAGTTGGACAAGAAGGCTAAGACTGCCTCCGCTTAA
- the TDEL0G01840 gene encoding RNA-binding protein (similar to Saccharomyces cerevisiae SBP1 (YHL034C) and RNP1 (YLL046C); ancestral locus Anc_4.7) has product MSIEETKPVETTTETTFVDPETTVFVGNVSKECTEDDLKDIFAGEFGSVEVEIPSGRTRDGRSFYNRYAFVKFPQKIDVEAIKEKYDKQVVKERGIYIRKALTQEERDAERQERIRSRRGGRGGAKFANNRGAAVPAPPRKDKTPLEEMERSKDTIYVNNIPYYATKEQLAEFFGTQPELVVLPMRRMRDTNTKRVFFSKKMNRGIAFITFANFENGDDINKKVESFQGKTLQERPIVVDVAAVRPPREEREQPEHDETAQEPAQE; this is encoded by the coding sequence AtgtcaattgaagagacGAAACCTGTTGAAACTACAACTGAAACAACGTTCGTAGACCCAGAAACCACTGTGTTTGTTGGCAATGTGTCAAAAGAATGTACagaggatgatttgaaggacaTTTTTGCCGGAGAATTCGGATCTGTAGAAGTGGAAATCCCTTCGGGAAGGACTAGAGATGGACGTTCATTCTATAACAGGTATGCATTTGTGAAGTTTCCTCAAAAGATCGATGTGGAAGCCATTAAAGAAAAGTACGACAAGCAAGTGGTAAAAGAGCGTGGTATTTATATTAGAAAGGCACTCACTCAGGAAGAAAGGGACGCTGAGAGACAGGAAAGAATTCGTAGCAGACGTGGAGGACGTGGTGGAGCCAAATTTGCCAACAACCGTGGAGCTGCAGTTCCAGCTCCTCCAAGAAAGGATAAAACCCCACTGGAAGAGATGGAAAGATCGAAAGATACAATTTACGTGAATAACATCCCATACTATGCCACAAAGGAGCAATTAGCCGAGTTTTTCGGTACCCAACCGGAGCTTGTAGTGTTACCAATGAGAAGAATGCGTGATACCAACACCAAGAGGGTCTTCTTTAGCAAGAAGATGAACCGAGGCATCGCATTCATCACCTTCGCTAACTTTGAGAATGGTGATGACATCAACAAGAAAGTGGAAAGCTTCCAGGGAAAGACTCTGCAGGAAAGACCGATCGTAGTAGACGTCGCTGCTGTGAGACCTCCTCGTGAAGAGCGCGAACAACCAGAACATGATGAGACAGCTCAAGAGCCTGCACAGGAGTAA